A region from the Drosophila bipectinata strain 14024-0381.07 chromosome 3R, DbipHiC1v2, whole genome shotgun sequence genome encodes:
- the LOC108130052 gene encoding LOW QUALITY PROTEIN: hexosaminidase D (The sequence of the model RefSeq protein was modified relative to this genomic sequence to represent the inferred CDS: inserted 1 base in 1 codon), with translation MVRRSFRQRHSNLWIFIWRRKLSFLLVVSGLVLLGLWTWAILIDTTYPPPIPPISAGTEQQQQQDTGYHQVHIIQKLIAQANRVLRAERLKDNVAAQQLGNVRFLRPTQSKKAPLPLSESYLFEQDRLKILEQQQRQRNANGMEELNANAEDDRMLTSAERQTQYEHELQRMGVPVVAGIGPDGPRAPTERLVHLDLKGAPPKLSFLKQLLPMLRALGATGLLIEYEDMFPYSGVLQPLAARNAYKEDELRDFLETAAVHGLSVMPLVQTFGHMEFVLKLSGFEQLRELAESPQSICPSQLQSTALLEQMLTQVIEFHLQCLGQSTPSSAAPPAAPIRFTHIHIGCDEVQRMGECPACRQRLRSELFLSHVVSVAHFIRRHWPQLGVIIWDDQLRSMSLGELQHSQVGSYVEPMVWVYASDIYRFIPPQLWDTYAKIFPSAWTASAFKGAFGESLLVPPLQHHLENNIRWLAVIAKEGGRFAKGLRGIALTGWQRYDHFGVLCELLPVGIPSLMTSLSTASKGYFSTNPRDNELLKVLQCVFQPDSRRSGRPWLELHPNTHHSQLFAVCSYPGHLIFKYAQRLLDKLSEIRVYLQQTKDQSAWLSDYNVXHNFSSPLRVRDLTARTPMLIEELRTMSREAQQLLWEVYDEYTVAEFVEQHIYPTIEALQRQLASAETLLHRRTWPQRPLPLALKLQEDMGLVTDHQQH, from the exons aggCACTCAAATCTGTGGATATTTATTTGGCGCCGTAAACTCTCCTTCCTGCTCGTCGTGTCTGGCTTGGTGCTGCTCGGCCTCTGGACCTGGGCTATTTTAATCGATACCACATATCCGCCGCCAATCCCCCCCATCTCCGCCGGCACtgagcagcaacagcagcaggataCTGGCTATCACCAGGTTCACATCATCCAAAAGCTAATTGCCCAGGCCAATCGAGTCCTGAGGGCGGAGCGCTTGAAGGACAACGTAGCTGCTCAGCAGCTGGGTAACGTGCGATTTCTTCGTCCAACGCAGTCCAAAAAAGCTCCCCTGCCGCTGTCCGAAAGCTATCTATTTGAGCAGGACCGCCTCAAGATCCTGGAGCAACAGCAGCGCCAAAGGAACGCAAACGGAATGGAGGAACTAAACGCTAATGCTGAGGACGATCGAATGCTCACGTCGGCGGAGCGACAGACCCAGTACGAACACGAGCTCCAGCGCATGGGAGTGCCAGTAGTGGCCGGAATCGGGCCAGATGGGCCACGTGCTCCGACCGAGCGCCTGGTCCATCTGGACCTCAAGGGCGCTCCGCCAAAGCTTAGTTTCCTCAAGCAACTACTGCCCATGCTCCGAGCCCTGGGAGCCACTGGTCTGCTTATCGAGTACGAGGACATGTTTCCCTACTCCGGAGTCCTCCAACCACTAGCGGCGCGCAATGCTTACAAGGAGGACGAGCTAAGG GACTTCCTGGAGACGGCAGCCGTCCATGGCTTAAGCGTAATGCCTCTTGTCCAGACTTTTGGGCACATGGAGTTTGTTTTAAAGCTCTCCGGATTCGAGCAACTCCGTGAACTTGCCGAGAGTCCACAGTCCATCTGCCCCAGCCAGCTGCAGAGTACGGCGCTGTTGGAGCAGATGCTAACCCAGGTGATTGAGTTCCACCTGCAGTGTCTGGGGCAGTCTACCCCTTCGTCAGCAGCTCCACCCGCCGCACCCATCCGATTCACGCACATCCACATTGGCTGCGACGAAGTCCAGCGGATGGGTGAGTGTCCCGCCTGCAGACAGAGACTCCGCAGCGAACTGTTCCTCTCCCACGTGGTGAGTGTGGCTCACTTCATCCGTCGCCACTGGCCCCAGCTGGGCGTCATTATCTGGGATGACCAGTTGAGATCGATGTCCCTCGGTGAACTGCAGCACTCCCAGGTGGGCAGCTATGTGGAGCCGATGGTGTGGGTGTATGCCAGCGACATCTACCGCTTTATACCGCCTCAGTTGTGGGACACCTACGCCAAGATATTCCCCAGCGCCTGGACGGCGTCCGCTTTCAAGGGTGCTTTCGGAGAGAGCCTGTTGGTGCCGCCACTGCAACATCATCTGGAGAACAATATCCGCTGGCTGGCGGTAATCGCCAAAGAGGGCGGCAGGTTCGCCAAGGGTTTGCGGGGAATAGCACTGACCGGGTGGCAGCGGTACGATCACTTTGGCGTGCTCTGCGAACTCCTGCCCGTGGGTATTCCCAGTCTGATGACCTCGCTGTCCACAGCCTCCAAGGGTTATTTCAGCACCAATCCCCGGGATAACGAGCTTCTCAAGGTGCTGCAGTGTGTCTTTCAGCCGGATAGCCGGCGTTCGGGTCGACCCTGGCTGGAACTGCACCCTAACACTCATCACAGCCAGCTGTTTGCGGTGTGCAGCTATCCCGGGCACCTGATCTTCAAGTACGCCCAGCGCTTGTTAGACAAGCTGTCCGAGATTCGGGTCTATTTGCAGCAAACGAAGGACCAAAGCGCCTGGCTCTCCGATTACAATG CGCACAATTTTAGTTCGCCACTGAGGGTCCGGGACTTGACTGCCAG GACTCCAATGCTAATCGAGGAGCTAAGAACAATGTCCCGGGAGGCTCAACAGCTGCTGTGGGAAGTCTATGACGAGTACACGGTGGCTGAATTCGTGGAGCAGCACATTTACCCCACAATAGAGGCGCTCCAGCGGCAACTGGCCAGTGCGGAGACCCTACTCCACCGACGCACTTGGCCCCAGAGACCACTGCCCCTGGCCCTGAAGCTACAGGAGGACATGGGCCTGGTGACGGATCACCAACAGCACTGA
- the LOC108129981 gene encoding uncharacterized protein, whose translation MGITGESAAATTAGMGAANGAAGSAVEGKPILSLEAFQDIFKHVEPDVQIDAFELAQGSGRGDNYTAALYRINLSGKRQNLDGSHHKWEQKVICKVMPESVVQREAYKSDKLFRNEVEFYTTILPELLKFQASKAGPEEPLFNAIPKCFTARHDLLIMEDLRERGFQMTDRHKGLSTEETQSVLLQVAQLHALSLAYKFEHPLEFRKLCSLISEGIFCTANTSWYRNYYEHLTKNAIQMVSDVLPADSKYVAAIRNFAESSSFFGRMVQMASAESPLSAICHGDCWVNNFLYHYNPEDSQQVLEVALIDFQLIRYSSIALDIANLLYCCTTKEMRDANLQTLLKTYTEELFRWLEIMCTTLPEHCDTLEKLQDLFADELKSYGRFALGLALDIIPISTGSSEDAPDMYLQGKKDYEEDVGAPTLNFPPNDLCRQKMSEIVIDMVDRGML comes from the exons ATGGGAATCACTGGCGAATCAGCAGCGGCCACAACAGCCGGAATGGGAGCGGCAAATGGTGCGGCTGGGTCGGCGGTGGAGGGAAAACCAATACTGTCGCTGGAGGCTTTTCAGGACATTTTTAAACACGTCGAACCGGATGTGCAAATTGATGCCTTTGAg cTGGCTCAGGGCTCCGGCCGGGGTGACAACTATACAGCCGCCCTGTACCGCATAAATCTGAGCGGAAAGCGGCAGAATCTGGACGGGAGTCATCATAAGTGGGAGCAGAAGGTTATCTGCAAg GTTATGCCCGAAAGCGTTGTTCAGAGGGAAGCCTACAAGAGTGACAAGCTATTCCG AAACGAGGTGGAGTTCTATACCACCATCCTGCCAGAGTTGTTGAAGTTCCAGGCTAGTAAAGCTGGACCTGAAGAGCCACTGTTCAATGCAATACCAAAATGTTTCACAGCCAGACATGACCTTTTGATAATGg AGGACCTTCGGGAACGTGGCTTTCAGATGACCGACCGGCACAAAGGGCTCAGCACGGAGGAGACGCAGTCCGTCCTATTGCAGGTGGCACAGCTTCACGCCCTCAGCCTGGCCTACAAGTTCGAACACCCGCTGGAGTTTCGAAAGCTATGCAGCCTCATTAGCGAAGGCATCTTCTGCACGGCGAACACCAGCTGGTACAGAAACTACTATGAACACCTTACGAAGAATGCCATTCAAATGGTGTCGGATGTTCTGCCCGCCGATTCCAAATATGTCGCGGCCATTAGAAACTTCGCCGAGAGTTCCTCCTTCTTTGGACGAATGGTTCAGATGGCCAGTGCCGAGTCACCACTCTCAGCCATTTGCCACGGGGATTGTTGGGTGAATAACTTTCTCTACCACTATAATCCGGAGGACTCGCAGCAGGTTCTCGAAGTGGCTCTCATCGACTTTCAACTGATACGCTACAGCTCGATTGCCCTGGACATAGCGAATCTGCTGTATTGTTGTACCACAAAGGAGATGAGGGATGCCAATCTCCAGACGCTACTGAAGACGTATACAGAGGAGCTATTTCGGTGGCTTGAAATCATGTGCACGACTCTGCCCGAGCATTGTGACACATTAGAGAAGCTTCAAGATCT gttTGCCGACGAACTTAAATCCTATGGGCGATTTGCGCTTGGATTGGCCTTGGATATTATTCCCATTAGCACTGGCTCCTCGGAGGATGCTCCCGACATGTACTTGCAAGGCAAAAAAGATTACGAAGAGGATGTGGGAGCACCCACTCTCAATTTTCCCCCAAATGACTTGTGCCGCCAAAAAATGTCAGAAATTGTCATCGACATGGTGGATCGGGGCATGCTTTAG
- the LOC108129980 gene encoding coiled-coil domain-containing protein 174: MNDPNKKISVNLSSLLSLKAELLRKQHEVKLAKATKVTASEFRPIKMTTEKEKLKSKNPDYKKIGTSEDGSKVYEAEDTLELERSRRVLEAKSKYYERMSRSGGSLNSDDHCLVMFNRKKQEEGQEVRSQRYSPHRTPSRSSSEDEGDDDDEVEYIDCLGRTRKCQRKDLAEAKRRDEELGRTMPQRLDQSKANWMIDTQGTKNDEDKDEEPSYGPPAPESICSDAVSTMTKHDEQRMNWEIKEQENFEKPDVHYQDVFFDEARTHGVGYYAFSTDEAERKQQQAELEEARKATAEGQKRRDEMRAKRDSIVTDRVLAAKNRIRARDGLPPISKEEFEKEQLLKKQEEMAEKDRERKEREKQEALDQEKAKQEAELDELRKEHVRDWDRNKPGVATRSKSESSEEEWKYKAERFPLSQEAWNEKQRALRQEEFAPMSEPKRTNFSSMPPPPAWVRGETQEFRNFHTSKQERSFQRRNYNGSSEEMNDDEPSTSSRQMGAAIPPPAGLNDNASLPPAAKRPKSQAELERSIEAGLKFLRENCDKGALGNKATWTAKADY; the protein is encoded by the coding sequence aTGAACGATccaaataagaaaatcagcgTGAATTTGTCCTCGCTACTCAGCTTGAAAGCAGAACTACTAAGGAAGCAGCATGAAGTTAAGCTGGCCAAGGCGACCAAGGTGACTGCCAGCGAATTTCGGCCCATAAAGATGACTACCGAAAAGGAAAAGCTAAAGTCCAAGAATCCTGACTACAAAAAGATTGGCACCAGCGAAGACGGATCCAAGGTGTACGAGGCGGAAGACACCCTTGAGTTGGAAAGGTCGAGGCGCGTTTTGGAGGCCAAGAGCAAGTACTACGAAAGGATGAGTCGTAGCGGCGGCAGTCTGAACTCCGATGACCACTGCCTGGTCATGTTCAATCGCAAGAAGCAGGAGGAAGGCCAGGAGGTCCGAAGCCAAAGGTATAGTCCCCATCGAACACCAAGCAGAAGTAGCAGTGAAGATGAGGGCGACGATGACGACGAAGTGGAGTACATCGATTGCCTGGGACGCACAAGGAAATGCCAACGTAAAGACTTGGCAGAGGCGAAGAGACGCGATGAAGAACTGGGCAGAACCATGCCACAGCGCCTGGACCAGAGCAAGGCCAATTGGATGATCGACACCCAAGGCACTAAAAATGACGAGGATAAGGATGAGGAGCCTAGTTACGGTCCACCGGCACCGGAAAGCATTTGCAGCGATGCCGTATCCACAATGACCAAGCATGATGAACAACGCATGAATTGGGAGATCAAGGAGCAGGAGAATTTTGAAAAGCCAGATGTCCACTACCAAGACGTCTTTTTCGATGAAGCGCGTACTCATGGCGTTGGATACTATGCCTTCTCGACGGACGAGGCCGAGCGCAAACAACAGCAAGCAGAGCTGGAAGAGGCGAGGAAGGCCACAGCCGAGGGGCAGAAACGCCGGGATGAAATGCGCGCCAAGAGAGATAGTATTGTGACTGATCGAGTACTAGCAGCCAAAAACAGGATTCGAGCACGTGATGGCCTTCCTCCCATAAGCAAAGAGGAGTTCGAAAAGGAGCAGTTACTTAAGAAGCAGGAGGAGATGGCCGAAAAGGATCGGGAGCGGAAAGAACGAGAGAAGCAAGAGGCCCTGGATCAAGAAAAGGCAAAGCAAGAGGCAGAACTGGATGAGCTGCGCAAGGAGCATGTACGCGATTGGGACCGTAATAAGCCAGGCGTAGCCACGCGTTCAAAATCCGAATCCTCCGAGGAGGAATGGAAATACAAAGCAGAAAGGTTTCCCCTGTCTCAGGAAGCATGGAACGAGAAGCAACGCGCCCTGCGTCAGGAGGAATTTGCTCCGATGTCCGAACCAAAGCGTACCAATTTCTCCAGTATGCCACCACCACCGGCGTGGGTAAGGGGCGAGACTCAAGAGTTCCGCAACTTCCACACCAGCAAACAAGAAAGATCATTCCAACGACGAAATTATAATGGTTCCAGCGAAGAGATGAATGATGATGAGCCCAGCACTTCATCTCGCCAAATGGGGGCTGCTATCCCACCACCTGCCGGTCTGAATGATAATGCTTCTTTGCCACCAGCAGCCAAGCGGCCAAAGTCTCAAGCGGAACTGGAGCGATCCATCGAAGCTGGTCTGAAATTCCTGCGCGAAAATTGCGACAAAGGTGCGCTTGGCAACAAGGCCACCTGGACCGCAAAGGCTGACTACTAG
- the LOC108130066 gene encoding SRR1-like protein, which produces MSSSGDDFQVVTRKKWMARKCLRRRDHRKSESDYLNDCPDVNVEKFQPRLERLCEEMRQSDYFLVAMETLQQQLDTLKAPLERIVCLGLGPFTRTHQALHQAAFILGLQQHHKIEEALYFDPVFRDSETELIRMFNGRMMSEDCAGKHEATVPTLYYLPHCPYALMHNILWSNWQRKRLPNVLLISNSFEMLTMARRNQKDHITQIVEFCTETALDDDYEHRNVFNDLSLHTFPQETLPQKEDSDFWTRFPALKVNEDELVTEVETNLENLNLN; this is translated from the exons ATGTCGAGTTCTGGCGACGATTTTCAGGTGGTTACGCGCAAAAAATGGATGGCCAGGAAGTGTCTGAGGCGGCGTGACCACCGAAAGTCTGAGAGCGATTATTTGAACGATTGTCCCGATGTTAACGTGGAGAAGTTTCAACC gCGATTGGAGCGTCTTTGCGAGGAAATGCGCCAAAGCGACTACTTTTTGGTAGCCATGGAAACGCTACAGCAGCAATTGGATACCCTTAAAGCCCCGCTGGAACGAATAGTATGCCTGGGTCTGGGCCCCTTCACCCGAACTCACCAAGCTCTCCACCAGGCAGCTTTTATTCTAGGCCTGCAGCAGCACCACAAGATCGAAGAGGCTCTTTATTTTGACCCCGTATTCCGGGACAGCGAGACAGAGCTTATCCGCATGTTCAATGGCCGGATGATGAGTGAGGACTGCGCAGGAAAGCATGAGGCCACTGTGCCCACTCTGTATTACTTGCCCCATTGCCCGTACGCCCTAATGCACAATATATTGTGGAGCAACTGGCAGCGAAAAAGGTTGCCCAATGTGCTCCTTATCTCAAACAGCTTTGAAATGCTTACGATGGCGCGAAGAAATCAAAAGGATCATATAACCCAAATAGTTGAATTCTGCACAGAAACTGCCCTCGATGATGACTACGAGCACCGCAATGTATTCAACGACCTATCCCTGCACACTTTTCCCCAGGAAACTCTGCCTCAAAAGGAAGATTCCGACTTTTGGACACGGTTTCCAGCCCTAAAAGTAAATGAGGATGAGCTGGTGACGGAAGTGGAAACTAATTTggagaatttaaatttaaattaa
- the Ice2 gene encoding little elongation complex subunit 2 codes for MDTDLYQGHSIFRDQPSFKFYNKSFEDKNDSFFVFLNEVDPVVLREELEGPSRIFTSFATNLALKDPRTKEIPQKVVYDHTSTKLGYEFYNPQQRYSDLTPDQQAACVRALLSLQRGEPTTDDDFEKWNATEGKRCTERQQVQKHFHDYELSKREVIYVPMKRLVTAYRKWYDKKVDAILKNYPDKSYTTFSGLPQLSQCKSLNGETASIEEIELERVKGRVRLWPEVKIKEEVFRTLNVRLDRYSGTKTEDFRNLLKEDEKKTELQARNIFVLPLETLLMLLTGSSYVDLPTEMFFDIKESSYSGHKCVEFQNPFPARNCGWHTNNLVLNQAFEAYSSQPGEAKWLDYKSKGIRNDVPYPLISETSSLNLNMSYDPPLIDEDSSGIPDRHSNAALVSWILKCQDQNFQMFSTLSIPAVRDGDGKKFLGCHFIKLENKPDCGCEFMTKYELLKAWLQIKLLQAEVGHCTRVSLQDFSPVLEENLTLEYVEQQLSDYYNTSMPQLLSNLFEFLKIFHTVPVGEYMLRYSPKYKDRLLLCTSTKEATPQSFQLHQVLREIVPSDQNFLAQSSYLPISARLCGRMHKELQLVPCSFPSKPKGKFVKRKDLPIVLKKDPPRIIPKKSPKKRHQNKTKQKARAKARKKEAMEAIIMDNKELDKIMVL; via the coding sequence ATGGACACAGATCTCTACCAGGGACACTCTATTTTCCGGGATCAACCATCCTTTAAGTTTTATAACAAATCTTTTGAGGATAAAAACGATTCATTTTTCGTATTCCTAAACGAGGTAGACCCGGTGGTGCTTCGAGAGGAACTAGAAGGACCTTCTAGAATCTTCACATCCTTTGCAACTAACTTGGCTTTAAAGGATCCGCGTACCAAGGAAATTCCTCAGAAAGTGGTGTACGATCATACAAGTACAAAACTCGGATACGAGTTCTATAATCCCCAACAGCGTTACTCCGACTTGACACCGGACCAACAGGCGGCCTGTGTTCGGGCGCTCCTTTCACTGCAGCGAGGGGAACCCACCACGGATGATGATTTTGAGAAATGGAACGCCACGGAGGGGAAACGCTGCACCGAGCGCCAGCAAGTCCAGAAGCACTTTCACGATTATGAACTTTCCAAAAGGGAAGTCATTTATGTGCCAATGAAACGACTGGTCACTGCCTACAGGAAGTGGTATGATAAAAAGGTTGAtgctattttaaaaaattatcctGATAAATCATATACAACATTTTCCGGACTGCCACAACTTTCTCAGTGCAAGAGCCTCAACGGCGAAACTGCCAGCATAGAGGAAATAGAGCTGGAGCGTGTTAAAGGTCGGGTGAGGCTGTGGCCAGAAGTTAAAATTAAAGAGGAAGTGTTTCGGACACTTAATGTGCGCCTGGATCGGTATTCGGGCACTAAAACTGAAGATTTTCGTAATCTTTTGAAGGAAGATGAAAAAAAGACTGAGCTGCAAGCTAGAAACATATTTGTTTTGCCCTTGGAGACGTTGCTAATGCTCTTGACCGGCAGTTCTTACGTGGATTTGCCTACGGAAATGTTCTTTGACATAAAGGAATCATCTTACAGTGGACACAAATGCGTGGAGTTTCAGAATCCCTTTCCTGCCCGCAACTGTGGCTGGCATACAAACAACTTGGTTCTAAATCAGGCTTTCGAAGCTTACTCATCGCAGCCAGGAGAAGCGAAGTGGTTGGATTACAAATCAAAAGGCATTAGAAACGATGTGCCATACCCACTTATAAGCGAAACATCCTCGCTCAACCTTAATATGAGCTATGACCCACCATTGATTGATGAAGATTCATCTGGAATTCCAGATAGACATAGCAATGCCGCCCTTGTAAGTTGGATCCTGAAGTGTCAAGATCAGAATTTCCAAATGTTTAGCACCTTATCCATACCAGCAGTAAGGGATGGAGATGGAAAAAAGTTTCTCGGCTGCCACTTCATTAAACTGGAGAACAAGCCAGACTGTGGCTGCGAATTCATGACCAAATATGAGCTCCTCAAAGCCTGGTTGCAAATCAAACTCTTGCAGGCCGAGGTGGGCCATTGCACACGGGTATCCTTGCAAGACTTTAGTCCGGTTTTAGAGGAGAACCTTACCTTGGAATATGTGGAACAACAGCTGTCCGATTACTACAATACTAGCATGCCGCAATTACTTTCCAATCTCTTCGAGTTTCTCAAAATATTTCACACCGTGCCAGTGGGAGAGTACATGCTGCGTTATTCTCCCAAATACAAGGATAGGTTGCTGCTTTGTACCAGCACCAAGGAGGCTACGCCACAGTCCTTTCAGTTGCATCAAGTTTTAAGGGAAATCGTCCCCAGCGATCAAAACTTTTTAGCCCAAAGCAGTTATCTTCCCATTTCGGCCAGGCTCTGTGGTCGAATGCACAAGGAATTGCAATTGGTGCCCTGCTCATTTCCTTCCAAACCTAAGGGGAAGTTTGTGAAACGAAAAGATCTCCCAATCGTACTCAAGAAAGATCCTCCCCGAATAATACCTAAAAAGTCTCCTAAGAAACGCcaccaaaacaaaaccaaacagAAGGCTCGAGCGAAAGCCCGAAAGAAGGAAGCCATGGAGGCTATAATAATGGATAATAAGGAGTTGGATAAGATTATGGTCCTGTGA
- the Obp93a gene encoding uncharacterized protein Obp93a, which translates to MSSCCDVQKNDKTIKTCRKFLLNQNSTSNNAGATNLRSDKVALNACIAECSFKANGFLANNGTVNVTALQKNYQLRYKNDPATSKLMVKSVAQCANYAQQRVQQSEWMHTKGECNFYPATLLACIMEQVYLNCPSTKWKNTDDCAAMRKYLMDCDDVERKK; encoded by the exons ATGAGTTCATGTTGTGATGTCCAAAAAAATGACAAGACGATTAAGACATGCCGAAAGTTCTTATTAAACCAAAACTCAACGTCCAATAATGCCGGTGCTACAAATCTCAGATCGGATAAAGTAGCTCTAAACGCG TGCATAGCGGAATGTTCCTTTAAGGCCAATGGATTTTTAGCAAACAATGGCACCGTCAATGTTACTGCTTTACAAAAGAACTATCAGCTGCGCTACAAAAACGATCCTGCCACATCCAAACTAATGGTTAAAAGTGTGGCACAATGTGCGAATTATG CTCAACAACGCGTTCAGCAATCCGAGTGGATGCACACAAAAGGTGAGTGCAACTTTTACCCGGCTACGTTGCTGGCCTGCATCATGGAACAAGTGTATCTCAACTGTCCCTCCACCAAATGGAAAAATACGGACGACTGTGCAGCTATGCGGAAATATTTAATGGATTGCGACGATGTCGAACgcaaaaaataa
- the LOC108129313 gene encoding oxaloacetate tautomerase FAHD1, mitochondrial gives MVRVSSVFRMAACLTQTNANFLCDGKKIVGVALNYMDVVKARNVPVPKEPLVFLKPTSSYLKEGQPIILPKVFSKVAYEVELGVIIGKPCKNVSKARAMDYVAGYCLALDLTAQCHLGNARAAGHPWTLGKGFDTSTPVSEFIPLKEVKDPHNLSLWLTVNGVEKQKGCTADLIFKVPDIISHVSQYMTLEPNDLILTGTPNGSDAFKAGDVIECGLGDLATLKFDVCSE, from the exons A TGGTCCGGGTGTCCAGTGTTTTCAGGATGGCAGCTTGCCTTACTCAAACCAACGCCAACTTTCTATGCGACGGAAAGAAAATAGTCGGAGTGGCTCTCAACTATAT GGATGTGGTCAAGGCCAGGAACGTTCCGGTACCCAAGGAGCCGCTTGTCTTCCTAAAACCCACTTCGTCTTACCTAAAGGAAGGCCAACCTATTATC CTCCCCAAAGTCTTTTCCAAGGTGGCCTACGAAGTAGAACTGGGCGTGATAATTGGAAagccctgcaaaaatgtgtcCAAGGCTAGGGCTATGGACTATGTGGCAGGCTACTGTCTAGCTTTGGATCTGACAGCACAATGCCATTTG GGCAATGCTCGAGCAGCTGGACACCCATGGACATTAGGCAAGGGGTTCGATACCTCCACCCCTGTCTCCGAGTTTATACCCCTAAAGGAAGTAAAGGACCCCCATAATTTAAGTTTGTGGCTCACCGTAAACGGCGTGGAAAAGCAAAAGGGATGCACCGCAGACTTAATATTTAAGGTGCCGGATATCATTTCGCACGTGTCCCAGTACATGACCCTGGAGCCCAACGATCTAATCTTGACAGGCACTCCTAACGGCTCGGATGCCTTTAAGGCAGGCGATGTGATTGAGTGTGGTCTGGGGGATCTTGCCACTCTAAAATTCGACGTGTGTTCAGAATAA
- the slmb gene encoding beta-TrCP, which produces MMKMETDKIMDETNSNAQAFTTTMLYDPVRKKDSSPTYQTERDLCFQYFTQWSEAGQVDFVEQLLSRMCHYQHGQINAYLKPMLQRDFITLLPIKGLDHIAENILSYLDAESLKSAELVCKEWLRVISEGMLWKKLIERKVRTDSLWRGLAERRNWMQYLFKPRPGQTQRPHSFHRELFPKIMNDIDSIENNWRTGRHMLRRINCRSENSKGVYCLQYDDGKIVSGLRDNTIKIWDRTDLQCVKTLIGHTGSVLCLQYDDKVIISGSSDSTVRVWDVNSGEMVNTLIHHCEAVLHLRFNNGMMVTCSKDRSIAVWDMTSPSEITLRRVLVGHRAAVNVVDFDEKYIVSASGDRTIKVWSTSSCEFVRTLNGHKRGIACLQYRDRLVVSGSSDNSIRLWDIECGACLRVLEGHEELVRCIRFDTKRIVSGAYDGKIKVWDLVAALDPRAASNTLCLNTLVEHTGRVFRLQFDEFQIVSSSHDDTILIWDFLNFTPNENKTGRTPSPALMEH; this is translated from the exons ATGATGAAAATGGAGACTGACAAAATAATGGACGAAACCAACTCCAATGCCCAAGCG TTCACAACCACCATGCTGTATGATCCGGTGCGCAAGAAAGACTCCTCGCCCACATACCAGACAGAGCGGGATCTCTGTTTCCAGTACTTTACCCAGTGGAGCGAGGCCGGACAGGTGGACTTTGTGGAGCAGTTGCTGTCGCGGATGTGTCACTATCAACATGGCCAGATCAATGCCTATCTCAAGCCGATGCTGCAGCGCGACTTTATCACACTTCTGCCAA TCAAGGGCCTGGATCATATTGCGGAAAACATATTGTCATACTTGGATGCCGAATCGCTCAAATCAGCCGAACTGGTCTGCAAGGAATGGCTGCGCGTCATCTCCGAGGGCATGCTCTGGAAGAAGCTCATCGAACGCAAGGTGCGCACAGACTCCTTGTGGCGCGGCCTGGCCGAGCGTCGCAATTGGATGCAATACCTCTTCAAGCCCCGTCCGGGCCAGACCCAGAGACCACACTCATTCCATCGCGAACTATTCCCCAAGATAATGAAT GACATAGACAGTATAGAGAACAACTGGAGAACTGGTCGGCATATGCTGAGGAGGATTAATTGCCGATCGGAGAACTCAAAGGGTGTCTACTGTCTACAGTACGATGATGGAAAAATTGTATCCGGTCTCAGGGACAACACCATCAAGATCTGGGATCGCACGGATCTGCAGTGCGTCAAG ACCCTTATTGGACACACTGGGTCGGTGCTGTGCCTGCAGTACGACGACAAGGTGATCATTAGCGGCTCCAGCGACTCTACAGTTCGTGTATGGGACGTGAATAGTGGCGAAATGGTCAACACGCTCATCCACCACTGCGAGGCGGTGCTGCACTTGCGGTTCAACAATGGCATGATGGTCACTTGCTCCAAGGATCGATCGATTGCCGTTTGGGACATGACCTCGCCCAGCGAGATAACGCTCCGCCGAGTACTCGTTGGCCACAGAGCCGCCGTCAATGTTGTCGACTTCGATGAGAAGTATATTGTGTCCGCCAGCGGAGATCGCACCATCAAGGTGTGGTCCACCTCGAGCTGTGAATTTGTACGGACTCTGAACGGCCACAAGCGTGGCATCGCCTGCCTGCAGTACAGAGATCGTCTGGTAGTCAGCGGCAGTTCAGATAATTCCATAAG ACTTTGGGACATTGAGTGTGGTGCTTGTTTACGTGTCTTGGAAGGTCACGAGGAGCTGGTGCGCTGCATCCGTTTCGACACGAAACGCATTGTTAGCGGCGCCTATGATGGCAAAATCAAAGTCTGGGACTTGGTTGCCGCCCTGGATCCACGGGCAGCCTCCAATACCCTCTGTCTGAATACACTCGTG GAACATACTGGTCGCGTCTTTCGTTTGCAATTCGATGAGTTCCAGATCGTTAGCAGCTCGCACGATGATACAATTTTGATTTGGGACTTTCTAAATTTCACACCCAATGAGAACAAGACCGGACGCACACCGTCAC CGGCCCTGATGGAACATTAA